TTGGCGCTTGCGCATAACATAGTTGATAAGAGTGGCGCGTGGTTCTCATACGGAAAGATACGCCTGGGGCAGGGCAGGGAAAACACCAAGACTTTTCTTGAAGAAAACCCCAAGCTTATGGAAGAAATAAAGCAGGTGGTATTGCAGAAGCTTGCATCGGCGGAACAGGCAACGGCGGGTAAGAGGAAGGATGCCCAAAAGGACTGATTTCTCCCTGAAAACAATCTCTTGCCTCAAGTACATAAACTCTCAAAAAGCCCTATGACATGAAGACGAATGACCTCAGGGAGCGGTTCCTAAGATTCTTTGAGAAGAAGGGGCATAAGATAGTTCCCAGTGACTCTCTGGTACCCACGCATGACCCTACCCTGCTGTTTACCGGGGCGGGCATGAACCAGTTCAAGGACCAGCTTCTGGGCAGGGGCAAGATTACGTACACCAGGGCCGCATCGTCCCAGAAGTGTCTACGTACCGGTGACATAGACAACGTCGGGAAAACCGCCTCCCACCACACCTTCTTTGAAATGCTGGGGAATTTCTCCTTTGGTGATTACTTCAAGGAAGAGGCCATCGAACTGGCATGGGAGTTTCTGCTTGAAGATTTAAAACTCCCGGCCGACCGCCTGTACGCCAGCGTGTACGTTGACGATGATGAGGCCTATGGTGCATGGGAGAAGAAGGTCGGCCTGCCGGGTTCAAGGATATTCCAGTACGGAGAGGATGCGAACTTCTGGCCGGCCAACGCGCCGTCGCAGGGGCCAAACGGCCCTTGCGGGCCCTGCGCCGAGATATTCTATGACCAGGGAGAGGCTGTCGGATGCGGCAGGGATGATTGTAATCCCAACTGTAACCACTGTGAACGCTTCGTGGAGATATGGAATCTGGTCTTTGTGCAGTATGACCGTAAGGGCCGGGGGGTGCTGGATCCGCTGGCCCATAAGGGTATTGATACCGGGATGGGCCTTGAAAGGATGGCAAGGATTACGCAGGGTGTGCTGAACAATTTTGAAATAGTAGACATATTTGTACCGATAATCAATGAGTTGGAAGACATCCTGGGTGTAAAATGTGCGGGTGACAACACGGTACTCTTTCGCAGGATTGCCGACCACATCCGTGCGGTGGTTTTCTGTATCTCGGACGGTGTCCTGCCGTCAAACGAGGGGAGGGGCTACGTGGAGCGGCGCCTTATCAGACGTGCGGTGAGGGACGCGATGCAGATGGGCCATGAGAAGGTGTCACTGTACAAGCTGGTGCCGGTGATAGCCGATGTAATGGAAAGACCTTACCCCGAGGTCAGGGCGCGTCGCGAAAATATAGCGCGGATAATAGAGAACGAGGAGAAGAGGTTCCTGCAGACCTATTATCAGGGCATGCGCCGGCTCGAAGAGATTGGCACGTCGCTAAAGAAGGAGGGGGAGAAGGTCTTTCCCCCGGAAGAGGCCTTCAGGCTGTACGACACCTACGGTTTTCCCATAGAAGGCACCGCCGCCTTCTGTAAAGAGGAAGGTTTTGGTTTTGACGAGAGTGGGTTTGAGAAACACATGGAAGAACGCGCGCGGCTGTCCAGGGTCACCTCGAATATAAGCGGGACGGTCTTTGACTCAGGACCGGTCGCGCAGCTTAAGGAGTCCTGCGAGGGAACGGAATTCCAGGGTTACCTTGGGGGCAGGGTGGACGCGAAGGTGCTGGCCATTATTGCGGGAGACCAATTGGCCGGGAGTGCAGAGAAGGGTCAATCGGTTGTGGTGGTTTTAGACCGTACGCCCTTCTATGGCGAGGCGGGTGGACAGGTAGGAGATACAGGCTGCCTCAAGGGTAAGGATTTC
The nucleotide sequence above comes from Candidatus Bathyanammoxibius amoris. Encoded proteins:
- the alaS gene encoding alanine--tRNA ligase, whose protein sequence is MKTNDLRERFLRFFEKKGHKIVPSDSLVPTHDPTLLFTGAGMNQFKDQLLGRGKITYTRAASSQKCLRTGDIDNVGKTASHHTFFEMLGNFSFGDYFKEEAIELAWEFLLEDLKLPADRLYASVYVDDDEAYGAWEKKVGLPGSRIFQYGEDANFWPANAPSQGPNGPCGPCAEIFYDQGEAVGCGRDDCNPNCNHCERFVEIWNLVFVQYDRKGRGVLDPLAHKGIDTGMGLERMARITQGVLNNFEIVDIFVPIINELEDILGVKCAGDNTVLFRRIADHIRAVVFCISDGVLPSNEGRGYVERRLIRRAVRDAMQMGHEKVSLYKLVPVIADVMERPYPEVRARRENIARIIENEEKRFLQTYYQGMRRLEEIGTSLKKEGEKVFPPEEAFRLYDTYGFPIEGTAAFCKEEGFGFDESGFEKHMEERARLSRVTSNISGTVFDSGPVAQLKESCEGTEFQGYLGGRVDAKVLAIIAGDQLAGSAEKGQSVVVVLDRTPFYGEAGGQVGDTGCLKGKDFSLDVTDTRRADDFILHDSKVTKGKVSVGDKLTCEVDLERRAAISRNHTATHILHHVLRQVVGEHAEQAGSLVAPERLRFDFNHFQALSNEELSRIEDLVNEKVTEDSPVETEEMSQDEAKKRGAVALFGEKYGEKVRLVDIGDYSLELCGGIHLRRTGEVGLFKIVGEGSVAAGIRRIEALTGPAAVTSVREREYAVGRLARMLKVQESDLTDRVEGLLEEIKKLEKEIKRLKTGDMGKATGDLLTRAREVSGVKIVTEMLEGARVDDLRRAADTLKAQATSIAIVLASAEDGAVVVITSLSKDLVQRGLHAAEIARGVAKLIGGGGGGRADMAQAGGNRVDKIDEALEYSYKLIKEKVLGGG